In Cucurbita pepo subsp. pepo cultivar mu-cu-16 unplaced genomic scaffold, ASM280686v2 Cp4.1_scaffold000832, whole genome shotgun sequence, a single window of DNA contains:
- the LOC111785915 gene encoding sulfite oxidase-like: protein MLCLAQEPFNAEPPRSVLISSYVTPVDFFYKRNHGPIPLVDNIERYSVSLNGLIENPKELFMKDIRMLPKYNVTVTLQCAGNRRTAMSKTRTVKGVGWDVSALGNAVWGGAKLADVLELVGIPKFSYSTQKGGKHVEFVSIDRCKEENGGPYKASIPLGQASNPEADVLLAYEMNGEVSNVALKKLKVHFCILKYLSY from the exons ATGTTATGTTTGGCACAGGAGCCCTTCAATGCAGAGCCACCGCGTTCAGTCCTGATTTCGTCTTATGTGACCCCTGTAGATTTCTTTTACAAGAGAAATCATGGTCCTATTCCATTAGTGGATAATATCGAaag ATATTCTGTCTCTTTAAATGGCCTAATAGAAAACCCAAAGGAACTGTTTATGAAAGATATCAG GATGCTTCCGAAGTATAATGTCACTGTCACTTTACAG TGTGCTGGTAATCGAAGGACAGCCATGAGCAAAACCAGAACAGTGAAGGGAGTTGGCTGGGATGTTTCTGCTCTAGGAAATG CTGTCTGGGGTGGTGCCAAATTGGCCGATGTTCTTGAACTTGTTGGTATACCTAAGTTCAGCTACAGTACACAAAAAGGTGGAAAACATGTTGAGTTTGTGAGCATTGATAGGTGCAAG gaagaaaatggaggtCCATACAAGGCATCAATTCCACTAGGCCAAGCTTCAAATCCTGAAGCAGATGTTTTGCTTGCTTACGAAATGAATGGAGAAGTAAGTAATGTTGCATTAAAGAAGTTAAAAGTACATTTTTGCATACTGAAATACTTGTCATATTaa